The sequence TCCACCCCGTTCTCCCGCATGCACTGCGCGAACTTCAGCTGAGCATCCTCCGGAGAAACCGACTTGCCGGGCGAGGCAGACCCCGAGGCGGTAACCCCGCCGGCACTGGCGACCCCACTCCCGCCCCCGCCATCCCCACACCCGGCGACGCCCCCCAGCAAGAGCACCGCGACAACACCCCAACCCCAAACCTTCACGCCGACCCTCTCCCCGGAACACCCTGTCCCGGCCCCGCCCATAAGAGCCCCTCAGGGGTTAAACGAGGATTAGCCCGCTGGTCTGGTGAGGAGGGCGGGCGTCGGCGGGGGCGGTCAGAAGGCTGCGGCCTGGCCGGCGCGGCGGGGGCCGGCGGAGGCGTGCAGGGCCCCCGTGTCGTCGCGCCAGGTCATGTGGAAGCTGCCCATCTGGTACTGGTACGGCGCCATCGGCCGGACCAGGATGCCCATGCGGGCGACCTCGGTGACGACTTCGGGCGTCAGGCGGCTTTCGACCATCACCGAATAGTCGTCGGCGAGCGGCAGCATGCGGGGCGCGTCGTCCGCCGCGTACGGGTCCAGGCCGTTTTCGAGGATGCTCGTCATGACCTGCGGCACCGTGATGTGCGGGATGCCGGGCGTGCCGAGGGCGAGCCACGGGCGGCCGTCCCGCAGGAGCAGGGTGTTGCCGATGACCGAGCGGATCCGTCCGCCGCCGGTCAGCCAGCCGCCGAGCATGGCGGTGAGGCTGCTCGTCATGGTGCTGCCGATCATCGGTACGCCGCCGACGACCTGGCCCGGGACGCCTCCCCCCTGCACCGTGTTGACGAGCTGGACCCAATTGCCCTGGGCGTCGACGACGCTCAGCTCGCAGCTGCCGACGGACTCGCCCGACCGGCCGGTCGCCTCGCCGAGCGCGCCCGGCGTCGAGGTGAGCCGGACGTGCTCGGTGAGGTCCACCTTGGTGCGGCTCATCCGGAGCACGGCGGCGAGCGCGCGGTGGTACTCCCGCGACATCAGCACGCTGCTGGGGTCCTCGAACACCGCCGGGTCGTTGATGAAACCGGTCTCGTACGCGGCCCGGCGCAGCGCGTGCGCCATGTAGTACAGCGACTGGGGCGACTCGGCATAATGCCCGAGCTCGGCGACGCCCAGCTCGTGGAGGATGCCGAGGACCATCGCCGACATGACGGCCTGGCGTTCCGGCGGCGCCTGCTGGACGACCTCGACGTCGCCGTGCCGGTAGCGCAGGCCGTCTCCCCACCGGGGCTCGTCCTGGCGCATGTGCCGCATCTCGATCGGCCAGCCGACCTCGTTCGCGCGGTCGACGAACAGCCGCGCCCACTCACCGTCGATGAACAGGTCCGGCCCCTCGGCGGCCAGCTTCGTCAGCGTCCGG is a genomic window of Actinomadura citrea containing:
- a CDS encoding gamma-glutamyltransferase, whose product is MSETKVGRIGPKATAEGRNAVCSSAHPLVTDAMLDILREGGNAIDAAIVGCLLNATIQQDMTCHAGTVTMLFWNAEQGRCHELNSMGTIVPGLAPFRPVAVSSGPYTAIPEGPCAVIPGFMPGLKTMHERFGSRPWDRLCAPSIHWAEVGHEVDSFEHLVLGHSVELYMNTASGRRHFTPDGHLPQAGQRWPKPELARTLTKLAAEGPDLFIDGEWARLFVDRANEVGWPIEMRHMRQDEPRWGDGLRYRHGDVEVVQQAPPERQAVMSAMVLGILHELGVAELGHYAESPQSLYYMAHALRRAAYETGFINDPAVFEDPSSVLMSREYHRALAAVLRMSRTKVDLTEHVRLTSTPGALGEATGRSGESVGSCELSVVDAQGNWVQLVNTVQGGGVPGQVVGGVPMIGSTMTSSLTAMLGGWLTGGGRIRSVIGNTLLLRDGRPWLALGTPGIPHITVPQVMTSILENGLDPYAADDAPRMLPLADDYSVMVESRLTPEVVTEVARMGILVRPMAPYQYQMGSFHMTWRDDTGALHASAGPRRAGQAAAF